One window of Pieris rapae chromosome 14, ilPieRapa1.1, whole genome shotgun sequence genomic DNA carries:
- the LOC110998027 gene encoding interferon-inducible double-stranded RNA-dependent protein kinase activator A homolog isoform X2, translating into MINSYIQMDGGVVHPHPGVVHGGMPGVVHGMPVHGGGPDGEHAPHGPRRRYQNRPKPPNNLERLPLDEAAKREMESLPMKTPVSVLQELLARRGTVPKYELVQIEGMIHEPTFRYRVTVADLVAMGTGRSKKEAKHSAAKALLDKLTGAAPADQNTNGNVPETGAVVSSFEDKLLGNPVGWLQELCMSRFWPPPSYHAENDDNVNRRLPHERQFTIICTLLKRREVGTGKSKKLAKRQAAYKMWQALQDNPPETFQPEEEGGVASRYADLKDSKISTLTTSHSHKVSQFHKHLKQSVGPNLAKLQVTPLNNKDFNFVKFLQEIATEQSFEVTYVDIEEKSMAGRCQCLVQLSTLPVAVCYGSGLTSKDAQSSAAHNALEYLKIMNKK; encoded by the exons atgataaatagttatattcaG ATGGATGGAGGTGTTGTTCACCCTCATCCAGGGGTGGTACATGGCGGTATGCCTGGTGTAGTCCATGGTATGCCGGTCCATGGTGGTGGACCTGATGGTGAGCATGCCCCTCATGGTCCAAGGCGGCGGTACCAAAACAGACCGAAGCCaccaaataatttagaaagaCTACCATTAGATGAAGCTGCTAAGAGG GAGATGGAGTCCTTGCCAATGAAGACACCAGTGTCTGTGCTGCAAGAATTGCTTGCCCGTCGAGGTACAGTTCCGAAGTACGAATTAGTGCAAATTGAGGGCATGATTCATGAGCCAACCTTCAGATATCGGGTCACTGTTGCTGATTTAGTTG cAATGGGCACAGGCAGATCAAAAAAGGAAGCAAAACACTCTGCGGCAAAGGCTCTTCTTGATAAATTGACTGGTGCAGCACCTGCTGATCAGAACACTAATGGCAATGTACCCGAGAC gGGTGCAGTTGTGTCTTCATTTGAAGACAAATTATTGGGTAACCCTGTGGGATGGCTTCAGGAGTTGTGCATGTCTCGCTTCTGGCCTCCGCCATCATACCATGCAGAGAATGATGACAACGTTAATAGAC gtCTGCCACATGAGCGCCAATTTACGATTATATGCACCTTACTGAAACGTCGTGAAGTTGGTACAGGCAAGTCTAAGAAATTGGCGAAAAGACAAGCTGCTTACAAGATGTGGCAGGCACTTCAAGATAACCCACCTGAGACTTTCCAACCTGAGGAAGAG GGTGGTGTCGCATCACGTTATGCCGACTTGAAAGATAGTAAAATCTCCACATTAACCACAAGTCACAGCCACAAGGTGTCGCAGTTTCACAAACACCTGAAACAGTCTGTCGGGCCCAACCTGGCCAAGTTGCAG GTTACCCCGCTGAACAACAAAGACTTCAACTTTGTAAAGTTCCTGCAAGAGATAGCCACGGAGCAGTCCTTCGAAGTGACTTATGTGGACATAGAAGAGAAGTCAATGGCGGGTCGCTGCCAATGCCTCGTCCAACTCTCGACACTTCCGGTGGCCGTCTGCTACGGGTCGGGGCTCACGAGTAAAGATGCACAGTCTTCGGCAGCTCACAACGCCCTCGAGTACCTGAAAATCATGAACAAGAAGTGA
- the LOC123689740 gene encoding gustatory receptor 68a-like: MTLIVILILIVLQIYFNTKQENILQKFVAGITLNMPQVIQFCFLAFYTTQVRCITAILARITEHCNSLKLSDEANMSIRQMELIYMKVFEIKMDINKVFEGPILVSLFQSFHALVSEAYLIYYAGLHTSNTSKTFVYNNGVWVTCQFMKIYLLSYSGNSLKAEAFKIGEALHYMTTEGQGLRWMMEVQHFSTMLKYQSMDISVFGYFSLNASLIFNMSASAITYLIIMVQFA; the protein is encoded by the exons ATGACACTTAtagtcattttaattttaattgtactacagatatattttaatacgaaaCAAGAAAATATCTTGCAAAAATTTGTAGCGggaattacattaaatatgccTCAAGTGATACAGTTTTGCTTTCTTGCATTTTACACCACGCAGGTAAGATGTATCACTGCCATATTGGCAAGAATTACCGAGCACTGCAATAGTTTAAAACTGTCTGATGAAGCAAATATGAGTATAAGGCAAATGGAGTTGATTTATATGAAggtgtttgaaataaaaatggacATAAATAAGGTGTTTGAAGGGCCTATTTTAGTCTCACTTTTCCAGTCTTTTCATGCGTTGGTGAGCGAAgcatatttgatatattatgcTGGACTGCATACCAGCAACACTTCGAAgacttttgtatataataatggtGTTTGGGTTACATGCCAattcatgaaaatatatttactatcttATTCAGGAAATTCGTTAAAGGCCGag gcCTTTAAAATTGGTGAGGCTCTGCACTACATGACGACAGAAGGGCAAGGGTTACGATGGATGATGGAG GTACAACATTTCTCTACAATGCTTAAATATCAATCTATGGATATTAGTGTGTTtggatatttttcattaaatgcttctctaattttcaat ATGTCTGCATCAGCAATCACCTATCTGATTATTATGGTGCAGTTCGCTTAG
- the LOC110998027 gene encoding interferon-inducible double-stranded RNA-dependent protein kinase activator A homolog isoform X1 has protein sequence MINSYIQMDGGVVHPHPGVVHGGMPGVVHGMPVHGGGPDGEHAPHGPRRRYQNRPKPPNNLERLPLDEAAKREMESLPMKTPVSVLQELLARRGTVPKYELVQIEGMIHEPTFRYRVTVADLVAMGTGRSKKEAKHSAAKALLDKLTGAAPADQNTNGNVPETGAVVSSFEDKLLGNPVGWLQELCMSRFWPPPSYHAENDDNVNRRMFCLPHERQFTIICTLLKRREVGTGKSKKLAKRQAAYKMWQALQDNPPETFQPEEEGGVASRYADLKDSKISTLTTSHSHKVSQFHKHLKQSVGPNLAKLQVTPLNNKDFNFVKFLQEIATEQSFEVTYVDIEEKSMAGRCQCLVQLSTLPVAVCYGSGLTSKDAQSSAAHNALEYLKIMNKK, from the exons atgataaatagttatattcaG ATGGATGGAGGTGTTGTTCACCCTCATCCAGGGGTGGTACATGGCGGTATGCCTGGTGTAGTCCATGGTATGCCGGTCCATGGTGGTGGACCTGATGGTGAGCATGCCCCTCATGGTCCAAGGCGGCGGTACCAAAACAGACCGAAGCCaccaaataatttagaaagaCTACCATTAGATGAAGCTGCTAAGAGG GAGATGGAGTCCTTGCCAATGAAGACACCAGTGTCTGTGCTGCAAGAATTGCTTGCCCGTCGAGGTACAGTTCCGAAGTACGAATTAGTGCAAATTGAGGGCATGATTCATGAGCCAACCTTCAGATATCGGGTCACTGTTGCTGATTTAGTTG cAATGGGCACAGGCAGATCAAAAAAGGAAGCAAAACACTCTGCGGCAAAGGCTCTTCTTGATAAATTGACTGGTGCAGCACCTGCTGATCAGAACACTAATGGCAATGTACCCGAGAC gGGTGCAGTTGTGTCTTCATTTGAAGACAAATTATTGGGTAACCCTGTGGGATGGCTTCAGGAGTTGTGCATGTCTCGCTTCTGGCCTCCGCCATCATACCATGCAGAGAATGATGACAACGTTAATAGACGTATGTTTT gtCTGCCACATGAGCGCCAATTTACGATTATATGCACCTTACTGAAACGTCGTGAAGTTGGTACAGGCAAGTCTAAGAAATTGGCGAAAAGACAAGCTGCTTACAAGATGTGGCAGGCACTTCAAGATAACCCACCTGAGACTTTCCAACCTGAGGAAGAG GGTGGTGTCGCATCACGTTATGCCGACTTGAAAGATAGTAAAATCTCCACATTAACCACAAGTCACAGCCACAAGGTGTCGCAGTTTCACAAACACCTGAAACAGTCTGTCGGGCCCAACCTGGCCAAGTTGCAG GTTACCCCGCTGAACAACAAAGACTTCAACTTTGTAAAGTTCCTGCAAGAGATAGCCACGGAGCAGTCCTTCGAAGTGACTTATGTGGACATAGAAGAGAAGTCAATGGCGGGTCGCTGCCAATGCCTCGTCCAACTCTCGACACTTCCGGTGGCCGTCTGCTACGGGTCGGGGCTCACGAGTAAAGATGCACAGTCTTCGGCAGCTCACAACGCCCTCGAGTACCTGAAAATCATGAACAAGAAGTGA
- the LOC110998027 gene encoding interferon-inducible double-stranded RNA-dependent protein kinase activator A homolog isoform X4, whose translation MINSYIQMDGGVVHPHPGVVHGGMPGVVHGMPVHGGGPDGEHAPHGPRRRYQNRPKPPNNLERLPLDEAAKREMESLPMKTPVSVLQELLARRGTVPKYELVQIEGMIHEPTFRYRVTVADLVAMGTGRSKKEAKHSAAKALLDKLTGAAPADQNTNGNVPETGAVVSSFEDKLLGNPVGWLQELCMSRFWPPPSYHAENDDNVNRRMFCLPHERQFTIICTLLKRREVGTGKSKKLAKRQAAYKMWQALQDNPPETFQPEEEVTPLNNKDFNFVKFLQEIATEQSFEVTYVDIEEKSMAGRCQCLVQLSTLPVAVCYGSGLTSKDAQSSAAHNALEYLKIMNKK comes from the exons atgataaatagttatattcaG ATGGATGGAGGTGTTGTTCACCCTCATCCAGGGGTGGTACATGGCGGTATGCCTGGTGTAGTCCATGGTATGCCGGTCCATGGTGGTGGACCTGATGGTGAGCATGCCCCTCATGGTCCAAGGCGGCGGTACCAAAACAGACCGAAGCCaccaaataatttagaaagaCTACCATTAGATGAAGCTGCTAAGAGG GAGATGGAGTCCTTGCCAATGAAGACACCAGTGTCTGTGCTGCAAGAATTGCTTGCCCGTCGAGGTACAGTTCCGAAGTACGAATTAGTGCAAATTGAGGGCATGATTCATGAGCCAACCTTCAGATATCGGGTCACTGTTGCTGATTTAGTTG cAATGGGCACAGGCAGATCAAAAAAGGAAGCAAAACACTCTGCGGCAAAGGCTCTTCTTGATAAATTGACTGGTGCAGCACCTGCTGATCAGAACACTAATGGCAATGTACCCGAGAC gGGTGCAGTTGTGTCTTCATTTGAAGACAAATTATTGGGTAACCCTGTGGGATGGCTTCAGGAGTTGTGCATGTCTCGCTTCTGGCCTCCGCCATCATACCATGCAGAGAATGATGACAACGTTAATAGACGTATGTTTT gtCTGCCACATGAGCGCCAATTTACGATTATATGCACCTTACTGAAACGTCGTGAAGTTGGTACAGGCAAGTCTAAGAAATTGGCGAAAAGACAAGCTGCTTACAAGATGTGGCAGGCACTTCAAGATAACCCACCTGAGACTTTCCAACCTGAGGAAGAG GTTACCCCGCTGAACAACAAAGACTTCAACTTTGTAAAGTTCCTGCAAGAGATAGCCACGGAGCAGTCCTTCGAAGTGACTTATGTGGACATAGAAGAGAAGTCAATGGCGGGTCGCTGCCAATGCCTCGTCCAACTCTCGACACTTCCGGTGGCCGTCTGCTACGGGTCGGGGCTCACGAGTAAAGATGCACAGTCTTCGGCAGCTCACAACGCCCTCGAGTACCTGAAAATCATGAACAAGAAGTGA
- the LOC110998027 gene encoding interferon-inducible double-stranded RNA-dependent protein kinase activator A homolog isoform X6, which produces MMDGGVVHPHPGVVHGGMPGVVHGMPVHGGGPDGEHAPHGPRRRYQNRPKPPNNLERLPLDEAAKREMESLPMKTPVSVLQELLARRGTVPKYELVQIEGMIHEPTFRYRVTVADLVAMGTGRSKKEAKHSAAKALLDKLTGAAPADQNTNGNVPETGAVVSSFEDKLLGNPVGWLQELCMSRFWPPPSYHAENDDNVNRRLPHERQFTIICTLLKRREVGTGKSKKLAKRQAAYKMWQALQDNPPETFQPEEEGGVASRYADLKDSKISTLTTSHSHKVSQFHKHLKQSVGPNLAKLQVTPLNNKDFNFVKFLQEIATEQSFEVTYVDIEEKSMAGRCQCLVQLSTLPVAVCYGSGLTSKDAQSSAAHNALEYLKIMNKK; this is translated from the exons ATG ATGGATGGAGGTGTTGTTCACCCTCATCCAGGGGTGGTACATGGCGGTATGCCTGGTGTAGTCCATGGTATGCCGGTCCATGGTGGTGGACCTGATGGTGAGCATGCCCCTCATGGTCCAAGGCGGCGGTACCAAAACAGACCGAAGCCaccaaataatttagaaagaCTACCATTAGATGAAGCTGCTAAGAGG GAGATGGAGTCCTTGCCAATGAAGACACCAGTGTCTGTGCTGCAAGAATTGCTTGCCCGTCGAGGTACAGTTCCGAAGTACGAATTAGTGCAAATTGAGGGCATGATTCATGAGCCAACCTTCAGATATCGGGTCACTGTTGCTGATTTAGTTG cAATGGGCACAGGCAGATCAAAAAAGGAAGCAAAACACTCTGCGGCAAAGGCTCTTCTTGATAAATTGACTGGTGCAGCACCTGCTGATCAGAACACTAATGGCAATGTACCCGAGAC gGGTGCAGTTGTGTCTTCATTTGAAGACAAATTATTGGGTAACCCTGTGGGATGGCTTCAGGAGTTGTGCATGTCTCGCTTCTGGCCTCCGCCATCATACCATGCAGAGAATGATGACAACGTTAATAGAC gtCTGCCACATGAGCGCCAATTTACGATTATATGCACCTTACTGAAACGTCGTGAAGTTGGTACAGGCAAGTCTAAGAAATTGGCGAAAAGACAAGCTGCTTACAAGATGTGGCAGGCACTTCAAGATAACCCACCTGAGACTTTCCAACCTGAGGAAGAG GGTGGTGTCGCATCACGTTATGCCGACTTGAAAGATAGTAAAATCTCCACATTAACCACAAGTCACAGCCACAAGGTGTCGCAGTTTCACAAACACCTGAAACAGTCTGTCGGGCCCAACCTGGCCAAGTTGCAG GTTACCCCGCTGAACAACAAAGACTTCAACTTTGTAAAGTTCCTGCAAGAGATAGCCACGGAGCAGTCCTTCGAAGTGACTTATGTGGACATAGAAGAGAAGTCAATGGCGGGTCGCTGCCAATGCCTCGTCCAACTCTCGACACTTCCGGTGGCCGTCTGCTACGGGTCGGGGCTCACGAGTAAAGATGCACAGTCTTCGGCAGCTCACAACGCCCTCGAGTACCTGAAAATCATGAACAAGAAGTGA
- the LOC110998027 gene encoding interferon-inducible double-stranded RNA-dependent protein kinase activator A homolog isoform X3, with protein MMDGGVVHPHPGVVHGGMPGVVHGMPVHGGGPDGEHAPHGPRRRYQNRPKPPNNLERLPLDEAAKREMESLPMKTPVSVLQELLARRGTVPKYELVQIEGMIHEPTFRYRVTVADLVAMGTGRSKKEAKHSAAKALLDKLTGAAPADQNTNGNVPETGAVVSSFEDKLLGNPVGWLQELCMSRFWPPPSYHAENDDNVNRRMFCLPHERQFTIICTLLKRREVGTGKSKKLAKRQAAYKMWQALQDNPPETFQPEEEGGVASRYADLKDSKISTLTTSHSHKVSQFHKHLKQSVGPNLAKLQVTPLNNKDFNFVKFLQEIATEQSFEVTYVDIEEKSMAGRCQCLVQLSTLPVAVCYGSGLTSKDAQSSAAHNALEYLKIMNKK; from the exons ATG ATGGATGGAGGTGTTGTTCACCCTCATCCAGGGGTGGTACATGGCGGTATGCCTGGTGTAGTCCATGGTATGCCGGTCCATGGTGGTGGACCTGATGGTGAGCATGCCCCTCATGGTCCAAGGCGGCGGTACCAAAACAGACCGAAGCCaccaaataatttagaaagaCTACCATTAGATGAAGCTGCTAAGAGG GAGATGGAGTCCTTGCCAATGAAGACACCAGTGTCTGTGCTGCAAGAATTGCTTGCCCGTCGAGGTACAGTTCCGAAGTACGAATTAGTGCAAATTGAGGGCATGATTCATGAGCCAACCTTCAGATATCGGGTCACTGTTGCTGATTTAGTTG cAATGGGCACAGGCAGATCAAAAAAGGAAGCAAAACACTCTGCGGCAAAGGCTCTTCTTGATAAATTGACTGGTGCAGCACCTGCTGATCAGAACACTAATGGCAATGTACCCGAGAC gGGTGCAGTTGTGTCTTCATTTGAAGACAAATTATTGGGTAACCCTGTGGGATGGCTTCAGGAGTTGTGCATGTCTCGCTTCTGGCCTCCGCCATCATACCATGCAGAGAATGATGACAACGTTAATAGACGTATGTTTT gtCTGCCACATGAGCGCCAATTTACGATTATATGCACCTTACTGAAACGTCGTGAAGTTGGTACAGGCAAGTCTAAGAAATTGGCGAAAAGACAAGCTGCTTACAAGATGTGGCAGGCACTTCAAGATAACCCACCTGAGACTTTCCAACCTGAGGAAGAG GGTGGTGTCGCATCACGTTATGCCGACTTGAAAGATAGTAAAATCTCCACATTAACCACAAGTCACAGCCACAAGGTGTCGCAGTTTCACAAACACCTGAAACAGTCTGTCGGGCCCAACCTGGCCAAGTTGCAG GTTACCCCGCTGAACAACAAAGACTTCAACTTTGTAAAGTTCCTGCAAGAGATAGCCACGGAGCAGTCCTTCGAAGTGACTTATGTGGACATAGAAGAGAAGTCAATGGCGGGTCGCTGCCAATGCCTCGTCCAACTCTCGACACTTCCGGTGGCCGTCTGCTACGGGTCGGGGCTCACGAGTAAAGATGCACAGTCTTCGGCAGCTCACAACGCCCTCGAGTACCTGAAAATCATGAACAAGAAGTGA
- the LOC110998027 gene encoding interferon-inducible double-stranded RNA-dependent protein kinase activator A homolog isoform X5 codes for MINSYIQMDGGVVHPHPGVVHGGMPGVVHGMPVHGGGPDGEHAPHGPRRRYQNRPKPPNNLERLPLDEAAKREMESLPMKTPVSVLQELLARRGTVPKYELVQIEGMIHEPTFRYRVTVADLVAMGTGRSKKEAKHSAAKALLDKLTGAAPADQNTNGNVPETGAVVSSFEDKLLGNPVGWLQELCMSRFWPPPSYHAENDDNVNRRLPHERQFTIICTLLKRREVGTGKSKKLAKRQAAYKMWQALQDNPPETFQPEEEVTPLNNKDFNFVKFLQEIATEQSFEVTYVDIEEKSMAGRCQCLVQLSTLPVAVCYGSGLTSKDAQSSAAHNALEYLKIMNKK; via the exons atgataaatagttatattcaG ATGGATGGAGGTGTTGTTCACCCTCATCCAGGGGTGGTACATGGCGGTATGCCTGGTGTAGTCCATGGTATGCCGGTCCATGGTGGTGGACCTGATGGTGAGCATGCCCCTCATGGTCCAAGGCGGCGGTACCAAAACAGACCGAAGCCaccaaataatttagaaagaCTACCATTAGATGAAGCTGCTAAGAGG GAGATGGAGTCCTTGCCAATGAAGACACCAGTGTCTGTGCTGCAAGAATTGCTTGCCCGTCGAGGTACAGTTCCGAAGTACGAATTAGTGCAAATTGAGGGCATGATTCATGAGCCAACCTTCAGATATCGGGTCACTGTTGCTGATTTAGTTG cAATGGGCACAGGCAGATCAAAAAAGGAAGCAAAACACTCTGCGGCAAAGGCTCTTCTTGATAAATTGACTGGTGCAGCACCTGCTGATCAGAACACTAATGGCAATGTACCCGAGAC gGGTGCAGTTGTGTCTTCATTTGAAGACAAATTATTGGGTAACCCTGTGGGATGGCTTCAGGAGTTGTGCATGTCTCGCTTCTGGCCTCCGCCATCATACCATGCAGAGAATGATGACAACGTTAATAGAC gtCTGCCACATGAGCGCCAATTTACGATTATATGCACCTTACTGAAACGTCGTGAAGTTGGTACAGGCAAGTCTAAGAAATTGGCGAAAAGACAAGCTGCTTACAAGATGTGGCAGGCACTTCAAGATAACCCACCTGAGACTTTCCAACCTGAGGAAGAG GTTACCCCGCTGAACAACAAAGACTTCAACTTTGTAAAGTTCCTGCAAGAGATAGCCACGGAGCAGTCCTTCGAAGTGACTTATGTGGACATAGAAGAGAAGTCAATGGCGGGTCGCTGCCAATGCCTCGTCCAACTCTCGACACTTCCGGTGGCCGTCTGCTACGGGTCGGGGCTCACGAGTAAAGATGCACAGTCTTCGGCAGCTCACAACGCCCTCGAGTACCTGAAAATCATGAACAAGAAGTGA
- the LOC123689752 gene encoding putative gustatory receptor 2a, with translation MSLNMPQTIQLFFHGFYTVLVILLAAVLWKITEQFNSPTQTVSIIEVRPTQRHLTLVDMKSLYIEVYEIKLIIEQAFKAALIYSLLQSFHSLIAESYFIFYGILYSKNIPTYLIFNCAEWILCQGIKVYSISYSGNLLKNAVREHSRIHFASRFAEVLLALPTEGQNIRWFMEVQNLSTLLKYHSLDINLYGFFSLDATLLFNVLASALTYLIILAQFAE, from the exons ATGTCTTTGAACATGCCACAAACGATTCAACTTTTTTTCCACGGGTTTTACACAGTGCTAGTAATATTGTTGGCGGCAGTTCTGTGGAAAATAACGGAACAATTTAATTCACCAACTCAGACGGTATCAATTATTGAAGTGAGACCAACACAGAGACATCTGACGCTTGTGGATATGAAATCGCTTTACATAGaagtctatgaaataaaattgattatcGAACAGGCATTTAAGGCGGCATTGATTTATTCCCTTTTGCAATCTTTCCATTCCCTGATTGCCGAGTCGTATTTCATTTTCTATGGAATACTTTATTCGAAAAATATTCCAACATATCTCATATTTAACTGTGCTGAGTGGATTTTATGCCAAGGAATCAAAGTGTACTCCATATCTTATTCCGGAAATTTGTTGAAAAATGCGGTAAGGGAACATTCACGCATTCATTTT GCATCAAGATTTGCCGAAGTTTTGTTAGCTCTACCTACAGAAGGACAGAATATTCGATGGTTTATGGAG GTTCAAAACCTttctacattattaaaatatcactctttagatattaatttgtatggaTTTTTTTCGTTGGATGCTACACTTTTGTTTAAC GTATTAGCTTCAGCATTGacgtacttaattattttggcACAGTTTGCAGAATAG